Part of the Lotus japonicus ecotype B-129 chromosome 6, LjGifu_v1.2 genome, AGAACAAAGACTACCTATTAGAATTTAGTACCCATGTACATTAATTGTAGCCTAACAATATGCACTGCAACGCTGATTTTTTTGTCGACTCTCACGCTAGAACTTCCAGTTATCATAAAAGCTATGCAGCATTTCACTTTGACATTACTGAGGAAAACACATGGGTAGCACCACCCATATACCCCCCTTCATAATCTATCACCATCAAAAGCCCATTCCTCCATGTTGTGTCCAGGATATATTTTACCGATGAGCACAGTATATTCATTCATGATTGCTACAACCGACCATGGTTTCAAATTGTGCCCCACAACTGCAATTGATGCAGCAATGTTAATTGTTAAATCTGAGGCTGTAATTTTTCTCAATATCGAGAACATGACGCAATTATAATCACAATCGCACCTGCAATCACAATTTAAAACCTTGTCGCTTGATGTgaaactaggcataagtctagTATATTATTTGTCAAAGAACCTTAAACCTTGTCCAATTTTGTTAACCTTGGTTTCAAAATTTTGCGCGAATATGTATGACGTGCTTAAAAATTTAAGGCATAAGTTTAGTATATTATTTGtcatataattttttgttgatCCAGACATCCAGTGGTCTGTTATTCTTAAAAGTTTCGTAGGACTTGGTAGCCTGTTAAACCCATTTATAAATAGACCAACAAACTAGGTTAATGACCTGAAATATAGGCTAATAGCTAGGTAGGAATTGAAATAGACTAAACTTTTTTGGGTTTTCTAAAGTATAAAAGCCTACTTAAATATCGTGCTAAGTCTAGAGCTTCTTCAGAGATGATTTGGCTTAGCTACTTGTTGACAACATAAGCTTGTTATTTGAATTGTTGCCGATCCAATTTTTCATGAGCGTACTAAGCATATTGACATATTCAAGGTGGACTTTCATCCCATTTGTGAAGCTTTTGATGATCATACTATCTCTGTTCCTCATGTCAACCCCCAACTCCAGCTTGAAGACATCTTCACAAAAACCCTTCCTCATCCATGGCATCAATTTCTACTTAACAAATTCATGCTTCTTGACCAACCACATCAATTTGAGGGGATGTTAAGCGGGAAATATGCTATTATTACTTTTTCCTATTATACATTATATTAATTAGGAATAGAATCAATGTTTATTGTAGATATTTATATTCCTATTTTAGATTGCACAAATTAGGAATAGTCATTACAAGTTGTAAATGATTTGTATCATAtatatatgatgaataaaatcaGAGAAAGGCATCCAGAAATTACTTTGACAATCACAAGAGGTATAAGTGCTTCTATCCAGCCATTGGACGCATCTTCATCTCTTGCAATGTTGTTTTTTCATGAATCAACATTTCCTTTCAAAGATTTAACATCATTGCATTTTTCAACAACACAAAATGACTTCATCATCACAAGGTATCAACCTATTTTACTATgattgataagcgcataattgatacaTTTTATGTGTGTcattctaagcttcattatacacatttttgtgcttaattattatgacttagccatgttctgaccattagtgcttaattggattattcatagaaaagtgcttaattctacacttttagtttttgtgactgttttgctagaataGGTTGAATCTGGAGCAACAAATACCCAAGAAGGGTgaataatatgtcgttggaaagctaacgtgaagccctacaacttttatATTCAGCACAATTCTAGAACAAACTTCTAACATGGTCAGAATTGTCTTGCAAAGCTGCTGTCGCTAATCccgcgagtctggaacagtctgcactaaaattgacatatcttgggctacagaactccgaattacgATCTGATTGAAGGACcacgaagctgacttaaagagatacaactctcatgtttacctaaATTGAAGATACAGACTTCTTGTGGAACCCGCGAATGCCAGAGTGTTCAGAAACTTACTCCTTTCtttgggcccgattttgtgaggATTTAGAAAAAGACTTAGATAACAAACATTGTTACTTGataaacaagtttatttattagtataaataagtgagtttaggcttttatTATAGGGGACCACTTCATCACCTCACCACctcatctcaccatcacctcctccaccttctcctcatatttcttcatcttttctagtatgagttgctaaactccatagttagtcttaggatttttaatattcttgtgtttgcaaacttgaggttctattCTTAATGCGAATTTGttcttattaattctcttcatctctatttctgatttagggtttgcttaatttcatagttttagaaataagagttgatgcatgttcgcttagttcatgttaatTCGTAATtatttcttaatcgcttagtttaggaaactgtgaattaattttcactcaatttattagttctcacgaattagagaattgataaggaagaattaatctttgtaaccaatgaaggtttgttgcacttgaatgttataatccgaggactaacactttctcttatctgaattaaatctcttttaatttctgtttgCTTACTTTCCTATCAAATTAATCAAAAACccctttttttatttgtttttcttttactctaatatcaattaataattcatcaagtccttgtgagaacgtggtgttcaacaccttgtactgcattcaaagcaaaaataccttgacacgcacccgcgacagtgcgttcgtcaatgATATAAGGTTGAACCAGAGTTTTCATATGATACTCTAAAGAGGGGGACGGGGGCAAAATACAACAAATTCTTTCTCAATTTGCTTGACCAGATTTTTTTTCACAAGTTTAAAACTATTCACAAAATATATTATCCTAGTCCAGCACAACATTGCTATATGAATCACACAAGAACTGTGCAACCTGCTAATTACTCCTCTCTGAATCAGGTATTCCCTTGGACAAACTTATATGGTCCTTTGGTCCAAGCAGAGGCCAAGTTATGACTTCACTATCATTCACAAAGAGCTAAATGCAAAACGAAACTAGAGACTCATCCATGATCCATCATGCATACTTTGAAGACACCTATGCCCCACTGATTCATACATATAATCTTTCAGAATTACTTGTCAGAGAGCATCTTCTCAATTTGACCATTTTGGTTGTACAGATCCACAAGTTTCTTCGCATACGTAGGAATGTGCTTATCAGCCCTGCATGCAGTCAAATTTCAACGGCATAAACAAATTATACTTCCAAACAAATTCAGAATGACCATCGTATATCCTATATAAATATACCTTTCCTTTCCCCACTTACGATTTACGTACAGATAGTTGCGAATGGTGTGATAATCAAGTGAATAACGCGCAAATTCAAGTCCCTTTGGACCAATCTGAACATaaaaaccagaaccagaaaaaaaaattcattaggTTGTGGTTATAGATGTTGTTGTGATTGTGAAGGATAAATTTTTAAGAATCTTTTACCAAGTTTAGTATGAAAGCTATCAAGTTTCCAATAAATCTTGGGGCAGGCTGTGCAGGACCTCTTCCTGGTTAAATCAAGAATTTGAAAGAAAGAAGTAATCAACTTTGAAATTTAATCAAATCTGAACAAATGGAGAAGAGTTACTCCAAGATAACAATATATGGTAGCTGCCATATTCTATGATGAAGAGAACTCCATAAAATCTAATTTcatatcaaatcaaatattaTGACAGCATTTCATAATGAGAATTATGCATACCAAACTTAGCATTATCATCAGCCTTAACAGTCTCCATCACATATGGTCGCCTATCTCCCTGAATCAGACAGCCAAAAtcactctttttttcttttaaaacagattaaaaaatgaatagTATGCTTGTATAGAACGGAGATGATTTACCGCACTAGTAGTTGGAGTAATGTCCAATAAGTTCTTTACAAGACTCAACATCTCTCTTCCGCGTTCATTCCTTCATGAAACAGTTATGCATACTTTCTCAGGCCAAGAAAAATTTATGACAATTAAAGAGCATATACATATGAAAAGAAAGTGCAAACAAAGAGACTTATTAGGCATTATAACATTGGGCTTACCTGACTGTAACATACTGTGGGTGTTGTGTCATGCTGATACCAGAATACTTTGGCACACCCATATATCCAACCACTAAGTcctgaaaattaattttatactgTCTAATATCAAAGAACTTTTTAACATTAAAAATATGCCACAGCCGATGGAAACACCAACAAAGACAAGTCTATCAAGGATATGGCAATGAACAATGGTTCTTCACATTTCACAATCAGGCATAAAAACATACAAATACAGAAATTGGGAAGCACATGCAAGCTGAAATTTCTCTTAATACAATACCAAGGTCAAATTGAAAGTGAAAATACTCCACAAAAGTTAGTTAAACAGTATCAAGCATGAAACAAGGAGTGTAACAGTCTTAAAGGATTCAACAACCATGAAGGAGAAAACAACCTCATTATGGGACATTATCCCACTAAACTCATGGTACATGGACCCTTGACATTTTTCTATTCATCTTAGGTTGTCATATCCTTGATTTTTTAGAATTGGCAAATTATCATGTTGTTCGTTTAGTGTTTAGTCTTCCCAACAGAATACCTTTGTCAAACCCTCAAACTATTGAAGCTATTAACAAAAATGAATTCCATAAAAGTAAAGAATAACATACGAAACTGAAAAGTCTACACCCACTACCATTCTCCTAGATATGTGACGACTGACGAGTGTTTTGCTTACTTTTCACTTTAGTGGACATTTTTttgctccttttttttttctttctttttttcactTTAGTGGGCATATAACATAATAGTTATACATGATTTTTAGGGTTAACCATGTTTTAAATCCCTATAAAACTCAGATTTTGGGTTCAGTCGCTGATTTTTAAAATGTCTTATTTTGGTCCCTCGTTTTTTAAAATAGTCTGACCTTTGTCTCTAAAAGCACCCTGATGAAGGACTAAAAAACACTATTTTGTTAAATAAAGGGCCtaagaacaaataaaaaatcaaatgtaAAGTAATTTTCCAACATACAATTTGTTTGAACTTAGATAAACTGATATGAAGCCATGTTTTCATTCCAAATTATAATCAGTAGTATGATTTGCACTACTTTGGCAAAATTTGGAAGTCATTGATTAGTTATATCATATATGACTTGTACTActttggtaatttttttaaaaaatgcattAGATTAacaatttgagtttgaaattacATTAGAATGACCAAAACCCTGACTAAAATACTGATGGTGAAAGAACTTATCATGTAAACAATTTGTAGCAACTTCACAACTCACAAGTGAACAAGTAGAAGCAAATAACAGTCCTACTCAGTTCAACTGAAATAATACGTGTTAAAAAGACAAGGCAGTCAAGTGGATAAGGACTTACTGCTAAAGCATTTGTATAGTCAAAACAGCTGTAGGAGGAAAAATGCGAGATTGTGAAAATTTAGTGCAACAGCAAATGAAGTAGAAGATAAGAAACTGAACTACAACAAAATTCATGATTCTTGAATATAAATTTCATGCAAAACCTTAGACAAAGTAAAAGAAACATTACCTGTAGCAAGATGGGGCAATAACATCAACCAAATCATTAGCTGGCAGACAGAAATAAGGAACCTGTTCAAGTTAAAGGTAGAAATAAAATGAAGCTTCTTGTTTGTGAATCCCATGGACACACGAAAGTGGAGGGAGCCTATTTACCTCCTCAATATGACCATCCAAATGCTTCAACTGAACCTGCCAGGAAGTTGAAACAGCAACAGAGTAAGACAAAACAACTTTGGCAAaacaccaagatgctacaataCACCATTATCAATAAATCAGTTGGACATTCTACTATAATAAACTCttcaacttttattttatttcctgaCTAAAACTAAATGTCACAAACTCATGGTGGAAATGGAGAAAAGATGATGATTTTATTAATTGGCCTGAATTGAACAAAGCGAGGAGAGACTCTCCCCCAAGGGTTTACCATCCGCAAAAGGTTTCTCATTTTAGAGAAAACTACTTGCTCCGTTCACACAAAATAGAAAATTCCTGAATGACTCCTTTCAACGATAACTTTCCATATTTGTCTAATTGAACCTCCTCTAACTAATTGTCCAAACTGATTCTAACTACTTTTGACTCCCCTTTATTCTTGCAGGAAAATACCCTTTACCCTTCTTAGCACATTTAGTCGTCCATAAATGCTCTAAACCAGAAAGGATTTATCAGCAGAAAACCTGGTAATCTTGCATAAACTCATAATGGAGAACTGTTTCTGGGGAATGACTTGCAGCCTTTAGAAACTTATCCAGACCTTCCCTAGTTCCGTTGTCCACTGTGGAATAAGAATTTTAGTATTAGTCCAAATTGTTCAATGACTTCATTTGTACATATAGACTATATGTGCACACACATTAAACTTCATTCATAAAGCAACTCAGTTACATATTTGATAATTCAAATTCAAGTGGTGCTGCTCCACAGATATTAAATTACACAAGAGCTTTTCCATACCACAATTTGTGCCTAAAACATAGAGCTTTTCCAAATTCAAGTGGTGCTCCACAGATCTTAATGCTGCAATTGAAGAAATTATTCTGCATTACAACATAACCAGTCACAATGGAGAAAAATATAGAAACTAGAAGAATGCATCTTTATAGAAGTGATACCTTGCACCTGGCAACCTACACCACAGAAAAGCAGACGCTTGACGCCTGCTGCCTGTCAATGATGAaaattcaaatggaaatattaTTAACAAGGTTCCTATCGAATAATACACCAAAAAGAATCTTATGACACTTGAAAGTAATGGAACCATACAGCAGTGATAGATGCACAAATAATATCATGGGCAGTTGATAAGTTATCTTCTCACTATTCATGTTTTAATAATTAAAGTTTATGATTTCTTGGAATTTTTAAAAGTTACAACTTCCTGTATGACACTTCTGATATCAACAACTAGTTTACAGACCTCTCTCTCCACTACGAGACAAAGAAATACTAAAAATCATCGGAAGTATCCAGTTCGAAACAAAGAAGAATACAAAAACAACTGAATCTCATCAGAAAACCCCCAATACTCTCATAATGAGCAATATGTGTGTGCACACGCTCATTTGCATCTccaatttctaatttttttaaggtAAGAAGAACCAGAAAAACAATATTACAGGAGAAATCAAAGGAAAAATTTAGATTAAAATGCCATTTGTTCTCATTCCCTTATGTTGTTTCACATTAAATCTTGATACTTCAACCCTAATACAGCAAGTGACAGCTTTTATGAATGTATAAATAATTTTACTTACATAAACCATTAGACTCTAACTTTCTATATTGGAAGATTTAAATAGCACTTATCCTAGATCCTGACACCTTCAACAAAAAGAGATTTGCGCACCTCAACAAGAGCGAGAGTATTGAGGTTAGGAGATAATGTTGGCTTGACACCTTTAGCAGCCAACACTTCTTCAGGTGTCCTACAAGAAATTTGAAGAAATAAACAAAGGAAGGAatcattaaataataaaattataagcAAACTAATTTAGCAAGTGAATTAATTGATTCGTTCAAAAAATGAAACAACAAGATGCAAACCTTGCTAAAACAGGTCTAGGAGCGAATCTGTCATCAGGATCACTAAGATGTACAAAGTCACATCAAAGTTATTAACACACAATCCAAAGCcagatttaataaaaaaaaaacattagaaaCTTGTCTCCATTCAAAACTTACAAATTCTTTACACTACCTTTGTACACAAATGACAGCTTCAACCATGCCTGATTTGAGCATTTCTATTGCAATGGTTGTTACTATACCAGTCCACTGAGCTCCTATGAACAGAATGAATTTCATCTGTAAAACGTAGTCCAGATACCTAGGAGCTGATATCAAACAACTTTTGACAATATGTCCATGCCAAAGCAGTAGAACTTCTGATATATGCCCATGCTAATATGTTAAAAATAATCCTTAAAATCTTTTCGGAGCCAAAAAAACCATTCACTCGTTTCTCAGACCCAATAGCTGCTTTCAGAGTTATGAAAACCTTCCCACCATATTCCTCAGACTCGTCACCATGGAGTTGAAAGCAATAGAAAAGGTCAAACTCTCATAGCCTGTTAGAAGTAATTAGTAAACTTACCATCAGCTTTATGGGGAAACCTGGTCACATAGGTATAGGTTGACTAATGGTAATCCTTAGAATTcaggttaggcctaactctaccccaaaagctagcttagaggtGAGGGTTGTTCTACCTTTTATAATTGTGaagaaccaattatcccaaaagctgaAGTTGTTGGGTAGggccacatgaatgattttttattattatttctaacacgccccATCACGCAAAAGCCCGTTTGGGCTTCAAGCGTTGACAATGCACatgcccacctaccatgtgctgaatttcaactttttattaaaaGAATTGGGGGCGGCAAGGATCAAACTCTAGACCGtttggtcatagaggctctgataccatatcaaGAAACcatttatcccaaaagcttaagatgttgggtaagggtcaaatgaatggttttatattattaattcttACAAAAATGACTAATTTGGTCATGTTTcaagtcaatgtgagacttctcaacacaccccCACTCACATAGGGCTAGACATCTGGAGTGTGGATTTGCAAGAATGAACATATGCGGGTGGCTCATATATGGATGGTATCCAATAAACGGATCTAGGATAAGCTCAAATAACATATTTTGGGTTAGGcttaactctaccccaaaagctagcttagaggtGAGGGTTGTTCTTCTTCTATCCATTATAAGGACTattttggccatatctctagtcacaTCTTCTCAACATTACTAATTGAAACCCATACGTATTTTTCTTTGGTGATGGGAGGGAAGGAAAACAAAAGGAAAGGAACTAGATTCTAGCAAACTACATGCCAGCAGCATATGCAAGAATGCTTGGCAAGACACCAGCTGCATAACTATAATCTATCTACAGTTAAAATTGTGCAAATAAGGTGATTTACTCTAAACAGAGAACATGGGAAAATTATGATTAAACATCATCATGCGTCACTTGGTTTAGCAGAGTACCACAAATATAAAATCAGTTATAATTAAATCGATCTCCTAACTAGGCAATAGTTTAGACTTCAGACCCTTCATTTAAGCAATATTATGAACCAGTCCTTAAATTATTCAAACTTGTTTCTTCTTACTCTTTTTGCTATTTCTGATACGGTCAAAATTTTAAATGAGTTTGATTAATTCAAGGACAAAATGTATACATGACGAGACCAGGGGCTAAATTCAAGTAATGAACATTTCCAATGACCAAAATATCATTTACACATCAAGAAAACCCTGAAATCCAATAAAATTTATGGCCTGTTCACAGCCAAAATAGATCATACACATCAACATGATAAAGAATATATTTGCTTTTACCCTACTCTAGTTCCCATCGTATTTTTTCACTCCCTCTCATCCTCACAAAGTTATTGCAAAGCAAGTACTACATCAAATTCAGCAAACATAGAAACCATTTGACCATATCATGTGTAAGCATACCATAGAAGAGGGAAGTACACGGAACAAAAATAGTATACCAATAGAAACATTGTAAACTTGCCAGCCTGGACTGGAACATTGATTTCTATGAACCTAAATAAATTTAGGATAGTCATCAAAGTCACATATCAGAATGCCTATTAAAAATATGCTTCttaaaatgaaaagaatgaCAAAGAGCCCCACCATAACACTGATACAGTTTCAACCCTGAGACTAAATAATTAAATCACGATAAATACACTGCTCTCAGACTCTAAAATTGATAAAGTATCGAAGGCAGAGGTAACACAGACGTGTGAATCATAAGAGGTTAACACTTCAACTGAGAAAACATACCTTCCACAGGCTTAAGTTTCCGAGCATACAGCAGTTCCTCATGGACGCCTAAGTAGGTCTCATCTAAGGTATCAGTTTTCCTCCCTCTACCATGAACAACAGGTTCCAATCTCTGAAAAGGAGAAGAATTATGAAGCATGGAATCAGCTTGTGCTTGACAAAACCTTGTCCAGGATTAATTTTCTCTATGTAGTTATATCAGTTATGAAATCTCTAATCAGCAGCAAACATAGCTAAGAAGAATATTAAGGCAATGTTTGGAATAGCATAcaaaattttgaagtttaattaTCAAAGAGCGAAAACGACAAAAATAATTGCTGCACATTGAAATCTCAATTTGACATAATTCCTTATGAGTGAGCTGCATACAACAAAATGTGTTCAAACTGTAATAATAAGTAATTGGATACTTTAGCACCAGAATGGCTGGCTAATTGGTTGTTCCCACTCAGATGCAAAATAGGTAATATGAATATATGATCATGTGGCTATGAAACACAATTTGGCCTAAAAAAATTCACTTTGCTAACAACTCTGTGAAATAAGTAAACTAAGAAACTTTGTTAGAGAAGAAAAGGGTTCTTTTCCTTCAAGCAGGAGCAGTTGTGCCTGTTCTATATTAAAgtatatctttttctttttcagtcACAATTTCCTTCACCAGAGATGGGTTtcaaaaaaagattaaaaatttTCAACCAACTAATTGAGGAAAATTGTCATAACATGAATAAGCATGACTCAATGAAAATCAATTTGAAATAAGGAAAGAAAGTGACTTACTTCAATCCTAGACATTCCATCTCCCAAAAAAGCACATGCATTCTTTACATGGGCTACATAATATGTATCACACAACCCGCAATGACTGtcccagaagaagaaaaacagtTCAAATCATGAGTTATGAGGAACAATTCAAATCTTCAATTGTTTGtttgaaagagaagaagatgatCATGCATGCATGATGTACCTGCAGTGATCTTTTGCAGGGTAGGTTCCACCTGGTGGGATAGCCTTGGACCTTTTCCTCCAGTCCTGTCTCAAATTGGCATCTGCATGCTTCAAATGAGATGAGTTCAGAGAAGGGAatgaaggaagaaaaaaaaacatgcaatGCATTCAACAGAGAAAGAGAATTAACAAAGAAGAAGGTACCATTACCATCTTGGGATGAAGAAGAACGAATGGAGAGGGAAATGGGTAGTGGAGAAGAGAACTTAGCAACGAAGGAAGACATGGAAGCTCAACTagttcagctgaaacaaactgAGAGAGACAAAGTGATGAATGATGATTCTCGTCCACTACTTTTAGATTTTGTTTATCGTTTATTAGACTCATGTTCCTAATCCATATccatagtatatatatatttaggaAAAAATCTCAGCACAGTCATCGCATACTACGTGGCATCATCTGATTGGTTCAATCCTTCATTCCTCTTATCCTACACTTTTTTCCTTATCCTTCACTCATC contains:
- the LOC130726755 gene encoding 7-hydroxymethyl chlorophyll a reductase, chloroplastic isoform X1; this translates as MSSFVAKFSSPLPISLSIRSSSSQDDANLRQDWRKRSKAIPPGGTYPAKDHCSHCGLCDTYYVAHVKNACAFLGDGMSRIERLEPVVHGRGRKTDTLDETYLGVHEELLYARKLKPVEGAQWTGIVTTIAIEMLKSGMVEAVICVQSDPDDRFAPRPVLARTPEEVLAAKGVKPTLSPNLNTLALVEAAGVKRLLFCGVGCQVQALRSVEHHLNLEKLYVLGTNCVDNGTREGLDKFLKAASHSPETVLHYEFMQDYQVQLKHLDGHIEEVPYFCLPANDLVDVIAPSCYSCFDYTNALADLVVGYMGVPKYSGISMTQHPQYVTVRNERGREMLSLVKNLLDITPTTSAGDRRPYVMETVKADDNAKFGRGPAQPAPRFIGNLIAFILNLIGPKGLEFARYSLDYHTIRNYLYVNRLISTFLRMRRNLWICTTKMVKLRRCSLTSNSERLYV
- the LOC130726755 gene encoding 7-hydroxymethyl chlorophyll a reductase, chloroplastic isoform X2 produces the protein MSSFVAKFSSPLPISLSIRSSSSQDDANLRQDWRKRSKAIPPGGTYPAKDHCSHCGLCDTYYVAHVKNACAFLGDGMSRIERLEPVVHGRGRKTDTLDETYLGVHEELLYARKLKPVEGAQWTGIVTTIAIEMLKSGMVEAVICVQSDPDDRFAPRPVLARTPEEVLAAKGVKPTLSPNLNTLALVEAAGVKRLLFCGVGCQVQALRSVEHHLNLEKLYVLGTNCVDNGTREGLDKFLKAASHSPETVLHYEFMQDYQVQLKHLDGHIEEVPYFCLPANDLVDVIAPSCYSCFDYTNALADLVVGYMGVPKYSGISMTQHPQYVTVRNERGREMLSLVKNLLDITPTTSAGDRRPYVMETVKADDNAKFGRGPAQPAPRFIGNLIAFILNLIGPKGLEFARYSLDYHTIRNYLYVNRKWGKERADKHIPTYAKKLVDLYNQNGQIEKMLSDK